From bacterium:
TGTATGGGCTGAATGCCTGAGCATCAGTTAGACCTAAACCCAGTCCATGAGGCGTACGGCCAATATCGATAGTCTGCTGCTCAACCTCAATCTTTGGATCGGGCGGGACCCTGACGCCGCAGGAAAACCTGCGATACGCTTCCTGATAGGTGGCGGGTTTGCCGATGGTCACATTGCCGGAATCCCACTTCCCATCACCATCCGAATCAATATAAGTCTTCATACGTTTGCTGTAACCCGAGTTTGATTTGCCTGCACCATAAATATTGGCGGGTTGGAAACGCGGCACATCAATCGATACATACACCGCATCAGGCCGCAAAATACAATCATCGTACTCCAATGGAGGCTTTATACTGGATTCACCGGACTCATATACGCGCGGCAGTTCGGTGCTGCCGTTTGAAGGATCAGCGCCATCGCTGGCCTTCTGATAACTTTGATGCTGCTTTGAAATATTCGGGTAATCAGCCGAACCTATGCTGAACTCCCAGGGGAACTTGACCCCGCCAGAATATTTAATTGCAGTCTCACCACCATTCCAGCCAAGCTCGTCAGCACTTATTCTGAATCTGCCTAGTTTATACCAATTCCCCGACTTGCTTTGATTAGTGCCGGTCGCGCTCCTGTCCATTACCCAAAGCCGCGCCTGACGCGAAGTGGTGCCATGGTTTACCGCCCACAGGTCGACTGTCGGCAGAATGCTATTGCTGTACGTGTTGGTTGTAGTGCCTGTAGTTAGATCTGTGGTAGTATCCAGCTTGGCATTGCCGTTATAATGCGCCTCTGGATCGTTTCTGGACTTGCCGTATGAACCCCAGGCAGTAACGCTCGTAGCGCGGAAATCAGTTGTAGTGCTACTGGAGTTCGGCCAGGCAATCGAAACATTAGTGCTGCTTGTTTTTCCGGTAATCCAGCTATTGTCATCATAGGTTTCCCCCTGGTCGTCCATGATGGCAAGGGGATTGTTTACACCAATATCCTGCTCCTGATATACCTCGTCCGCAACAAATGGTGTCGGCGGATTACCCGAAATCAGGCGTGCGATGGGATAGGTCTTTGTGGTGTAAGAAGACGACGATGTGGTGCCGTCCCTGCTGGTGACAGATATCTTTAATGTCCATCCCGGACCGGGACTCGGCGGATCATTGTTGTTGGACCGCTTGTAGTTGATCTTGAGAGCAAGATATGCATAGGTGCGTCTGACAGTCTTGCCGTTGCTATCCCTTAACAAAGGCGCAAAATCATCGCCGGTGCTGCCATATAAAACATTGTATTCTTTGACTTTGAACCTGGTGCTCGTCGTGATGCTGCCCGCACTGGAACCACCGCTGGCGTTCGCCATTGACAGCTTAAACGCAGAAGAACCCCTACCCTTGAGATTTTTCCTGGCCGGCAGGTTCCACAGGATGATGTTGATTGTTTCGCCCCACTCAAAGTAGATAGGCGTGTCATTGGTACGGGCACTGCCGCCAAAGTAAAATTTACGCTGCTCCTTGGCGGCATCCTTCAGCAGGTTGTCCACATCCATATCGAATGCTGTACCCGTGCTCGTCGGCACGTTGGTAATCATTTTCATATCCGGGCTTACTATCCATTCATTGCCGGAAGTGTTGTAGTGATACCAAGCATTTGTGTCTGAGGAGTAAGGTGTGTAGTATAAGGTGGTAGGATTGCCGTCAGGGTCCGTGCTGGGCTTTGTTCCCTTAGGATTAGGCTCGTTGTTAACGGAATTCTGATAAAAGTCATTCTTGAAAATCTCGCACTGGACCTCAGGATCAGATTCCAAGCCCTCGGACTTCATCGAGTCTTCAGGGAACGGCCAGTAACCACCAGCCCAACTGCCGCCCCACGCACCGCCATAATCCGAAAAAGCATACACCCGACCATCCGAGCAGCCCACATAAACATAACTTATCGGGTTACTTGTAGTCCCGTATTTGAACGGCGTGACGTTGGGCGACGAGAAAAGCTCGCCCATTGTCTGGAAATACTGATAGTTCTTGCCCTTTCTATTCTTTTCATTTCCGCCAGGGGAAAGATCCGCCTGCGTTGCATTCGGATTGGATGAGTCAAAACGCCAGTCGCTGCGGCCTGAGTTGGCGCTGAGCCAGTAGAGTCTGCCCTCCATGTCACCGGCATACATGGTCATTGTGTTTTCCACGCCCACACTCGCCTTGTCCGATGACCGCGTGTAATAGGTTGGGTCTTTGCTGGCAGGCGCAGCATCGAACGCAACCGACCCCTGGATCGGAGAAATGCTAAATTCAGTGTAATCAACACCACCATGAATTTTGCGAGTGCTCGATGTGGGATATGATACGTATAGACGGCGGTTGTCCAGATCAACCCCGGTTTTTTGCGCATTGAAACTGTAAACAGTGCCGTCAGTGCTGCCTATCCATGCACGATGCAGTTCAGCGGATCCATTCACTGTCTTGCCATCCGAAGCATCGCCGACAACAGTGGTCGAATACCTGAATGCGCCGAGAGGCTCAGTATCATTGTCTGGATATCTCCAAATCAGGCTGCCATCCGTTGCATTGATACTGTAGAAATAGCCGGTTACCGAGCCGATAAAGAGTTGACTGGTTGAGTCGTCTATAGTCGGAGTCGAGGTGAAACCACCCACAGTCACTTCGTCTCCAAATGAATCGGATTCAGCCTGGTCGAAATACGTCCACACTTCGCTGCCGTCTGATGTATTGAGGCAATAGATATGGCCGTCAAGAGCAGCAACAAACAGATGCCCTATGCTGTTCTTAAACCAATAAGTCGGAGTGGCACCAATCGAGCCAAGCGGGTCTGCATCCGCATCGCTCGGTTCCGTAATCTCAGCCTTGGTCCGAATCTTCGGATAGACCCATTTGACCTCGCTGAGATTGTCCTGCTGCAGGCCGTCTGCGCTGAAAGAGATTACTCTGCCGGTTGCAGTGACGGCGAAAATGGTGTCGGCGATCATGTTGGTCGTATCTGTGCCGGTGACATCATACTCATTCAGCGACTTACTGATATTGGCAACCGGACTGCAATAGCTGAATGTGCCTATGGTATCAGGGACTATCATTACAGCGTCGGAAACCACAGTCCTGCCTGAAGTAACCGGCTGGAGACTGACTTCTTTGACGTTGAAATATGAGGATCCGAGCTGCACCCATTTGCCCTGGTTTGATGTGCTCGATTGGTTGATTATTACAGTGGCTGTATCACTGCCATTGTATGAAATAACATATTTGCCTTTACCCCTTGCGGATGTTTCACCATAGCCGACAGGAGGTATCCAGGCATATACGCTGTATGACCAACCATCTCCCTGGCTGCTTCTCGACATTGCGAGCTTACTTGAATCAAAAGTCCAGCGTGTGACCGCAGTGGAATTGGTGGAGTAACGAATGCTGCCGCCGAAAGCGTCGTCTCGACTGGTTATTTCATTCCATCCGGTATCTGCCCGCTCGCCTACAGTCATGCCCGGGCCCTTCCAGAGAAGCTCGCCTGTTTCGGCATCCAGAGCGTAGACCTGTCTGTCGCAGCCGGTCATATAACACACCAGCGTGGTGGCACCGTTAATTGTCGCATGGGCAAGAGTGGGAGTGGAATAGAAACCGCCCTCTACCGGACCTTCAATAGGATTCTTGCGTTTATATTTATAAGCCGCATCTGGCTCCGGCTCCCATGACGGCTGCTCTTCATCCGGCTCAAGCACACGCGATGGATAGCGCCAGATGGCTGTGCCCAACCTCTCGGAAAGCTCCTCATATTGGGGGTTGTCGTCGAGCGTGCCGTTGATTGGAGTGACGGAGTTTACACAGTAGACCGCACCCGTATCAGGAGCATCGTCATCACTGACCAGCGGCTTTTCGACAGTTCCGATGTAGACCACTGGTGACTGCCCATTATAATCTTCCTGTTGCGTTTCATACTCGTCCGCCTTGCTGGAATCATGGGTCATGCAATATTCGACTGTGGCACTGACCGGCGAAGAATATATCTCCATGCCAGTGCCCCTGACGAACTTGACCGCATCGGCAGCAACACGAATTTCTACACTGCTCTGTGTATCATCATCATCGTCGTCGTCATCATCGCTGCTATCACTATTATCACTATCGGTCAGCATCTCATTGTAAGTCTGATCCGTCACATTGGTAAGCTCGACACCGTAATAGCTGGTCTTGGTCTCGTCCTTGAATGAAAACTGACTGTCGCTTAAAAGCTGCCAGCCGCCTCCATCAGACTGGTCGAAAGTTATCTGGGTGCTGCCGGTGTCATCGTAGACTGTATAAACGGCCTTGGTGGTAAATGAAAAATTCTCATCATCTGGAGCAGTCGGGACCCATACATATATGTAATAGTAACCCAACTTCATAGTGGATTCTTCGCCGCCATACGGAAAAGTCCAGCTCGCTGTGTCTATTTTCCAGGTCTTTGAGGTGATGGAAGTATAATTCGAGGGAACGGCACTCATTGAATGATAGCCATATTCTACAGAGTTGTCGCTGTATTCATCGTCCTCATCATCCAACACATATTTGTATGACCAGGCATCTTCTGCGGTGCATTCATCCCAAATACCTTTGTCGGTATGAAAATGACTGTAACCTGTTTTGGGATTGGATTCGGTGTCATCAACTGCGGACTCAAGTTCAGAGGCATAATCTGCATCGGGGCGTGGAAAGACCCAGATTATATCCAAAGAAGCTGGATTCTCCAAGTCGCTCGAATTCGGATTGCGCCCGATATGCATCATGTCTGCATGAAACTCA
This genomic window contains:
- a CDS encoding PQQ-binding-like beta-propeller repeat protein → MKGSRVRYLIPLVIIAVWVIILANAGRADTVSDSWPVWPEFHADMMHIGRNPNSSDLENPASLDIIWVFPRPDADYASELESAVDDTESNPKTGYSHFHTDKGIWDECTAEDAWSYKYVLDDEDDEYSDNSVEYGYHSMSAVPSNYTSITSKTWKIDTASWTFPYGGEESTMKLGYYYIYVWVPTAPDDENFSFTTKAVYTVYDDTGSTQITFDQSDGGGWQLLSDSQFSFKDETKTSYYGVELTNVTDQTYNEMLTDSDNSDSSDDDDDDDDDTQSSVEIRVAADAVKFVRGTGMEIYSSPVSATVEYCMTHDSSKADEYETQQEDYNGQSPVVYIGTVEKPLVSDDDAPDTGAVYCVNSVTPINGTLDDNPQYEELSERLGTAIWRYPSRVLEPDEEQPSWEPEPDAAYKYKRKNPIEGPVEGGFYSTPTLAHATINGATTLVCYMTGCDRQVYALDAETGELLWKGPGMTVGERADTGWNEITSRDDAFGGSIRYSTNSTAVTRWTFDSSKLAMSRSSQGDGWSYSVYAWIPPVGYGETSARGKGKYVISYNGSDTATVIINQSSTSNQGKWVQLGSSYFNVKEVSLQPVTSGRTVVSDAVMIVPDTIGTFSYCSPVANISKSLNEYDVTGTDTTNMIADTIFAVTATGRVISFSADGLQQDNLSEVKWVYPKIRTKAEITEPSDADADPLGSIGATPTYWFKNSIGHLFVAALDGHIYCLNTSDGSEVWTYFDQAESDSFGDEVTVGGFTSTPTIDDSTSQLFIGSVTGYFYSINATDGSLIWRYPDNDTEPLGAFRYSTTVVGDASDGKTVNGSAELHRAWIGSTDGTVYSFNAQKTGVDLDNRRLYVSYPTSSTRKIHGGVDYTEFSISPIQGSVAFDAAPASKDPTYYTRSSDKASVGVENTMTMYAGDMEGRLYWLSANSGRSDWRFDSSNPNATQADLSPGGNEKNRKGKNYQYFQTMGELFSSPNVTPFKYGTTSNPISYVYVGCSDGRVYAFSDYGGAWGGSWAGGYWPFPEDSMKSEGLESDPEVQCEIFKNDFYQNSVNNEPNPKGTKPSTDPDGNPTTLYYTPYSSDTNAWYHYNTSGNEWIVSPDMKMITNVPTSTGTAFDMDVDNLLKDAAKEQRKFYFGGSARTNDTPIYFEWGETINIILWNLPARKNLKGRGSSAFKLSMANASGGSSAGSITTSTRFKVKEYNVLYGSTGDDFAPLLRDSNGKTVRRTYAYLALKINYKRSNNNDPPSPGPGWTLKISVTSRDGTTSSSSYTTKTYPIARLISGNPPTPFVADEVYQEQDIGVNNPLAIMDDQGETYDDNSWITGKTSSTNVSIAWPNSSSTTTDFRATSVTAWGSYGKSRNDPEAHYNGNAKLDTTTDLTTGTTTNTYSNSILPTVDLWAVNHGTTSRQARLWVMDRSATGTNQSKSGNWYKLGRFRISADELGWNGGETAIKYSGGVKFPWEFSIGSADYPNISKQHQSYQKASDGADPSNGSTELPRVYESGESSIKPPLEYDDCILRPDAVYVSIDVPRFQPANIYGAGKSNSGYSKRMKTYIDSDGDGKWDSGNVTIGKPATYQEAYRRFSCGVRVPPDPKIEVEQQTIDIGRTPHGLGLGLTDAQAFSPYNPNPDVSQWFKEVTIKNAGNVNIPDMYIGRQVRLYSDQAGSISPVPYNCITSSLDWSADSPFQDFKESPFTTSITSLDINSASANSNAYCYTLTKSKVGDPDPSIMTIPDKRKWDMNFYDKSTTRYTKDYTEGVLTNLNSAFGTSLDTDEPLPVKVSVEVPLTQPIGAYRSYDLAYGLPYVPVFADLDGDGVLDLKSEPVAETSFQLNLSVRENQLTGGVTKLTLPQIDIPDSGTNLTPRVGDSTPAAFRDPASGSIYLFWSSNRMLASSSEYPTSANDSNSTDFANAPWFIDRATLNWDSGKWEQADENRWWSVPTAGSSNSILPPTGKQWPTDVSTPMRWTLGGSDTDFYSVRHHSPSIANRLTSDSVTGYTPSSSSSGSANSTWPTWLAWAGDADVENSDNKVTQDHLIFYTNVTGGDVTSEDATINYIKHDPITIKRSPSMAIYGDRAWMFWQGENDGKLSLMYSTNDTSKFSIDGWADDNVLAVSGCLSSVSAPNCIFRRFWGDLNTSPDYSGCKELLDVIYAGTSKYTQNSDILLSRYIAANQNDINNQTDATIKEALSNALPSKVARSMPRVFNEKLRRDPKYGFYASQHLSWIKPDMTSLVADSWGRDEYTASSTDVPYIHVLLPEGYTLPDGTTISSEYIVSATDGSIRSVNDGDDWNDGTEVVAASAPSITYDEATGIYTYEYASAETTAILGKMLIDFSGGVVRFTQPLNEVKDGDSFIAPEVRADYTPLTWRLTTDDAVDNSPRAFIERTDMNSTTNPGLCKFDGTSAPVDRLWVFWRKAGTGVKTSTIYYKTYRVGIDLAALGYDPIPMVTQRSVSGASVGHVNPSADLAIDNARGPWEVNRAGTKIYFSEVDERYQSLNGALFDNPPADIKIKYTPSSSSGTGSQVTVTAKDIYWIEETPEQSLLGFSADGNVNEDSIYAFADPGYPNSSGTFVAPTSSKIWVFWTSTRGGTSDLFWETVSPSFAAD